A single window of Chitinophagales bacterium DNA harbors:
- a CDS encoding radical SAM protein, with product MPTRKYTYYDFTLSLCPECLKRVDAKIVFEDENVYMLKRCKEHGASKVLIADDVAYYKNIRNYNKPSDIPHTFNTKTHYGCPYDCGLCPDHEQHSCLTIVEVTDRCNLTCPTCYAGSSPHYGRHRTLDEIKQMLDTIVVNEKEPDVVQISGGEPTIHPQFFEILDYAKTLPIKHLMLNTNGIKIAKDFDFAKRLASYTPDFEIYLQFDSFRKEVLETIRGANLTSIREQALEHLNALNLSTTLVVTLQKGLNDDEIGTIIEFALKQKCVRGVTLQPTQIAGRLENFNRQTDRITLTEVRRKILEQTTIFNSDDIIPVPCNPDALAMAYALKIGGEVFPLTRYINPKDLLDNSKNTIVYEQDEQLHGKMLNLFSTGNSVENASENLHSILCCLPQIDAPAMSYDNLFRIIIMQFIDAYNFDVRSIKKSCVHIVNKDNKIIPFETMNLFYRDNKREYLEELKQIYK from the coding sequence ATGCCTACTCGAAAATATACCTATTATGATTTCACCTTGAGCCTCTGCCCCGAATGTTTGAAGAGGGTAGATGCCAAAATCGTTTTTGAAGATGAGAACGTCTATATGCTCAAACGCTGCAAAGAGCATGGTGCATCTAAAGTGTTGATTGCAGACGATGTAGCATACTACAAAAACATCCGAAACTACAACAAACCTTCCGATATTCCGCACACCTTCAATACCAAAACACATTATGGCTGCCCCTACGATTGTGGTTTGTGTCCCGACCATGAGCAACATTCTTGTCTGACCATCGTGGAAGTGACCGACCGATGCAATTTGACCTGCCCGACTTGTTATGCAGGTTCTTCCCCTCATTATGGACGACACCGAACTTTAGACGAAATCAAGCAGATGTTGGATACCATTGTGGTGAATGAAAAAGAACCCGATGTGGTGCAAATCAGCGGGGGTGAACCAACGATACATCCTCAGTTTTTTGAAATATTGGACTATGCCAAAACATTGCCCATCAAACATTTGATGCTCAATACCAATGGGATAAAAATCGCCAAAGATTTCGATTTTGCGAAAAGATTGGCTTCTTATACTCCCGATTTTGAGATTTACCTTCAATTTGATTCCTTCCGAAAAGAAGTATTGGAAACCATTCGAGGCGCAAATCTAACGAGTATTCGAGAACAGGCTTTGGAGCATTTAAACGCCTTGAACTTGTCGACTACGCTGGTGGTGACACTTCAAAAAGGCTTGAACGATGATGAAATAGGCACCATCATTGAATTTGCCTTGAAGCAAAAATGTGTGCGTGGAGTGACATTGCAGCCGACACAAATTGCGGGAAGGCTCGAAAACTTCAATCGGCAAACGGATAGAATTACCCTCACAGAAGTCCGCCGAAAAATTTTGGAACAAACCACCATCTTCAATTCGGACGACATCATTCCCGTTCCCTGCAATCCCGATGCCTTGGCTATGGCGTATGCCCTCAAAATAGGTGGTGAGGTTTTTCCGTTGACAAGATACATCAATCCCAAAGACCTGCTCGACAACAGTAAGAATACGATTGTGTATGAACAGGATGAACAACTACACGGCAAAATGCTCAACTTGTTCAGTACGGGCAATTCGGTGGAAAATGCAAGCGAAAACCTACACTCGATTTTGTGTTGTTTGCCGCAAATTGATGCGCCTGCAATGAGCTATGATAACTTGTTTAGAATCATCATCATGCAGTTTATTGATGCCTATAATTTTGATGTGCGCTCTATCAAAAAATCCTGTGTGCATATCGTGAACAAAGACAACAAAATCATCCCTTTTGAAACGATGAACCTTTTTTATCGAGACAACAAAAGGGAATATTTAGAAGAACTTAAACAGATTTACAAATGA
- a CDS encoding gliding motility-associated C-terminal domain-containing protein, which produces MTSKLFTVVCLLFCTELSLSAQSFQKVYGLAGEDVSNSILSLSTGYLVSGYSNGTSGGAADLDLLMMKIDMNGTIEWSKTYATPFNDFARSTIQTIDGGFASVGETRGNFFVVKTDVNGNLTWAKSIGGGNAERGFSILQNSSGDYFLLGDTQSFGAGLRDLILIKITSNGDLIWAKTYGNQLDEAGFDFLFTDDNALLIGGIETSLSNGFGILILKVNQDGNTLWSRSIDGSNNDHVDGIVAANNGYILYGHTLSCNANYNNVALKINMDGTTNWSYTYGDGLEDKGISVVSAAGGTYLLSSYFENTIVNDGIDTEVIQINESGIALNNKVYGGEEDDRPYWAPSNGIIPLGNSGFILPFWTESYGQGGKDIHIVQDDFNTDFDCHNKEVNLFETPCPMNNTETSLQINNADVDIISVFTTVNDIEFIETEICCNIIPTISENTTICEGENTTLTASGGQFYVWSPTEGLDNANSVNPIASPSITTIYQVTISDFNECTATASTKIFVSPNPIINIPSPINLCQGETIELGFENQTFDSYLWQDGSTNPTFNASQSGAYAVTVTDSNGCNATASTEIFVSPNPIINIPSPINLCQGETIELGFENQTFDNYLWQNSSTNPTFNASQSGAYAVTVTDSNGCTATASTKIFVSPNPIINIPSPINLCQGETIELGFENQTFDSYLWQDGSTNPTFNANQSGTYAVTITDSNGCKGVEMIEVNDFVAETPILDLGADVLTLCQDSTVTLQIEENFNSYLWSNGSTESFLNITEAGTYKVTVSNSCNSVLASAVDSILVITEDCSIEEQNPDNLTKIVVPTAFSPNEDGVNDFMKVWHTPDIQIIEFTIYNRFGKSVFTTNNSTEYWDGNYKFQKQDIGVYVYYLEAIDSKENAIFKKGNFTLIR; this is translated from the coding sequence ATGACTTCAAAACTATTTACGGTTGTTTGCTTATTATTCTGTACAGAGCTTTCATTATCTGCTCAAAGTTTTCAGAAAGTGTATGGTTTAGCTGGAGAAGACGTATCTAATTCTATTCTATCTTTATCAACTGGTTATCTTGTAAGCGGTTATTCAAATGGAACAAGCGGAGGTGCAGCGGATTTGGATTTACTGATGATGAAAATTGATATGAATGGCACTATTGAATGGTCAAAAACTTATGCAACTCCTTTTAATGATTTTGCACGTTCTACAATTCAAACAATAGATGGTGGTTTTGCGAGTGTCGGTGAAACAAGGGGCAATTTTTTTGTAGTAAAAACAGATGTAAATGGCAATCTAACTTGGGCTAAGTCTATTGGAGGAGGAAATGCAGAAAGAGGATTTAGTATACTTCAAAATTCCAGCGGTGATTATTTTCTCTTAGGCGATACCCAAAGTTTCGGAGCAGGTTTAAGAGATTTAATTCTTATCAAAATCACTTCAAACGGTGATTTGATTTGGGCAAAAACTTATGGCAATCAATTAGATGAAGCTGGGTTTGATTTTTTATTTACCGATGATAATGCCCTTTTAATTGGAGGTATAGAAACAAGTTTATCAAATGGTTTTGGCATCTTGATTCTAAAAGTAAATCAAGATGGAAACACATTATGGAGTAGAAGTATAGACGGGTCGAATAACGACCATGTAGATGGAATTGTTGCTGCTAATAATGGTTACATTCTCTATGGACACACTTTGTCCTGTAATGCCAACTATAACAATGTAGCATTGAAAATCAATATGGATGGCACAACCAATTGGAGCTATACGTATGGAGATGGTTTAGAAGATAAAGGTATTAGTGTGGTAAGTGCTGCGGGTGGTACATATCTTTTAAGCAGTTACTTTGAAAATACGATTGTCAATGATGGAATAGATACAGAAGTTATTCAAATCAATGAAAGCGGCATTGCTTTGAATAACAAGGTTTATGGAGGTGAGGAGGATGATAGACCCTACTGGGCACCTTCTAATGGAATAATCCCTTTAGGAAACAGTGGCTTTATCTTGCCTTTTTGGACAGAATCCTATGGTCAAGGAGGTAAAGATATACACATTGTGCAAGATGATTTTAATACAGATTTTGATTGTCATAATAAAGAAGTAAATCTTTTTGAAACTCCTTGCCCTATGAATAATACAGAAACCTCTTTGCAGATAAACAATGCAGATGTTGATATTATTTCTGTTTTCACAACAGTAAACGACATCGAATTTATAGAAACCGAAATTTGCTGCAATATCATTCCTACAATAAGCGAAAACACAACAATTTGTGAAGGGGAAAACACAACACTAACAGCAAGCGGAGGGCAGTTTTATGTTTGGAGTCCAACTGAGGGATTGGATAATGCCAATAGTGTTAATCCAATTGCCTCCCCTTCTATAACAACGATTTACCAAGTCACGATTTCAGACTTCAATGAATGCACTGCCACAGCAAGCACAAAAATTTTCGTAAGCCCAAATCCAATAATCAACATCCCTTCCCCTATCAATCTATGTCAAGGCGAAACAATAGAATTGGGTTTCGAGAACCAAACTTTTGATAGCTATTTATGGCAAGATGGCTCAACGAATCCAACTTTCAATGCAAGTCAATCAGGAGCTTATGCAGTTACTGTAACAGACTCCAATGGATGTAACGCCACAGCAAGCACAGAAATTTTCGTAAGCCCAAATCCAATAATCAACATCCCTTCCCCTATCAATCTATGCCAAGGCGAAACTATTGAATTGGGTTTTGAAAACCAAACTTTTGATAACTATTTATGGCAAAATAGCTCAACCAATCCGACTTTCAATGCAAGTCAATCAGGAGCTTATGCAGTTACTGTAACAGACTCCAATGGATGCACTGCCACAGCAAGCACAAAAATTTTCGTAAGCCCAAACCCAATAATCAACATCCCTTCCCCTATCAATCTATGTCAAGGCGAAACCATTGAATTGGGTTTTGAAAACCAAACTTTTGATAGCTATTTATGGCAAGATGGCTCAACCAATCCGACTTTTAATGCAAATCAATCAGGAACTTATGCAGTTACTATCACAGATTCTAATGGGTGTAAAGGAGTTGAAATGATAGAGGTAAATGACTTTGTAGCTGAAACGCCTATACTTGATTTAGGTGCAGACGTGCTTACCCTCTGCCAAGATTCAACTGTGACTTTGCAAATAGAAGAAAACTTCAATAGCTATTTGTGGTCAAATGGAAGCACAGAAAGTTTTTTGAATATCACAGAGGCAGGAACTTACAAGGTGACCGTATCCAATTCATGTAATTCTGTATTGGCTTCAGCAGTTGATTCTATTTTGGTAATAACAGAAGATTGTAGTATAGAAGAACAGAATCCTGACAATCTCACTAAAATAGTAGTTCCAACCGCCTTTTCCCCCAATGAAGACGGTGTCAATGATTTTATGAAGGTTTGGCATACTCCTGACATTCAAATCATAGAATTCACCATTTACAATCGCTTTGGCAAAAGTGTTTTTACAACGAACAATTCCACCGAATATTGGGATGGAAACTATAAGTTCCAAAAACAAGATATCGGAGTTTATGTCTATTATCTTGAAGCTATCGACAGCAAAGAAAATGCAATTTTCAAGAAAGGAAATTTTACCTTAATCAGGTAA
- the pseI gene encoding pseudaminic acid synthase has translation MQIKDKKIGIDHPTYIIAELSGNHNQDFDLAVKTVYAMKEAGADAVKLQTYTADTITLDSEKPDFKTRADSLWAGQKLHDLYKVAYTPWEWQPKLKQLANDLGMHCFSSPFDPTSVDFLEKMNVPAYKIASFEITDIPLIKYVASKGKPVIMSTGIADLSDIELAIAACHSVGNHQIALLKCTSAYPTPLEDAHLQNIPFLASKYNTIVGLSDHTLGTIVPITAVALGARIVEKHFILDRNLGGVDSAFSLDATEFKEMVDSIRNVEKALGQKDYFLPEKSKRAKVSARSLYISQDMKKGDVFTLDNVRSVRPAYGLHPQYLEQVLGKKVTEDVDAATALSWELVQG, from the coding sequence ATGCAAATAAAAGACAAAAAAATAGGCATAGACCACCCTACCTACATCATTGCAGAACTTTCGGGCAATCACAACCAAGATTTTGACTTGGCAGTAAAAACAGTTTATGCCATGAAAGAAGCAGGTGCGGATGCGGTCAAGCTGCAAACCTATACGGCTGATACCATCACTTTGGACAGTGAAAAACCCGACTTCAAAACACGAGCAGATAGCCTTTGGGCAGGTCAAAAATTGCATGACTTATACAAGGTTGCTTACACACCCTGGGAATGGCAGCCTAAATTGAAGCAATTGGCAAACGACTTGGGAATGCACTGTTTCAGCTCTCCTTTTGACCCAACATCGGTAGATTTTTTGGAAAAAATGAATGTGCCCGCCTATAAAATTGCCTCCTTCGAAATCACCGATATTCCGCTTATCAAATACGTTGCTTCAAAAGGGAAACCCGTCATTATGTCCACAGGAATAGCCGACCTTTCAGACATTGAACTCGCAATTGCAGCTTGTCATAGTGTTGGAAATCATCAAATTGCGCTCTTAAAATGCACATCTGCCTATCCGACTCCTTTGGAGGATGCTCACCTTCAAAACATTCCTTTCTTAGCCTCAAAATACAACACTATTGTCGGACTTTCTGACCACACTCTGGGGACGATTGTACCAATAACGGCAGTGGCTTTGGGCGCAAGAATCGTAGAAAAACACTTTATTTTAGACCGCAATTTGGGAGGTGTCGACTCGGCTTTTTCGCTGGATGCCACCGAATTTAAAGAAATGGTGGACAGCATCCGCAATGTGGAAAAGGCATTGGGGCAAAAGGACTATTTTCTGCCCGAAAAAAGCAAACGTGCAAAAGTTTCCGCCCGTTCGCTTTACATCAGTCAAGATATGAAAAAAGGGGATGTCTTTACGCTTGACAATGTGCGTTCGGTTAGACCTGCGTATGGTTTGCATCCGCAATATTTAGAGCAAGTTTTGGGTAAAAAGGTGACAGAGGATGTGGATGCTGCAACGGCTTTGAGTTGGGAATTGGTACAAGGTTAA
- a CDS encoding THUMP domain-containing protein translates to MNPTPKTFELIAKTFHGLEETLAQEIRDIGGKVIAVQTRAVLFETDLKGMYRANLELRTALRILKPIHTFRAYKNNQLYSRTQLVNWSDYMDVDDTIAIDSVVSSQYFKHSKYVALKVKDAIVDQFREKTGSRPSVDTDEPTLRMHVYIKEQEVTLLLDASGDSLHRRGYRLEQNEAPLNEVLAAGLVLLSGWRGETPFFDPMCGSGTIPIEALMIARRIAPQLQRDYFGFLTWKDFDQDLWEGVLKEAEDRIIPCDQPIFGADISEKTLDIAVNNIERAGLEDEIELLVGDFFEQSAPFEEGGCIIMNPPYGERLQPEDIEAFYKEIGNQFKHSYTGWEAWVLSGNIPALKRLGLRASRRIPLFNGPLECRLYQFQMYKGSKKREEE, encoded by the coding sequence TTGAACCCAACACCAAAAACATTTGAATTAATCGCCAAAACCTTTCACGGTTTAGAAGAAACCCTTGCCCAAGAAATTAGGGATATAGGAGGAAAGGTCATCGCCGTTCAGACGAGAGCCGTACTCTTTGAAACCGACCTGAAAGGAATGTATCGAGCCAACCTCGAATTGCGAACGGCATTGCGGATTCTCAAACCCATTCATACTTTCAGAGCCTACAAAAACAATCAGTTGTATAGCCGAACACAGTTGGTCAATTGGTCAGACTACATGGATGTGGACGATACAATTGCGATAGATAGTGTGGTAAGTTCTCAGTATTTCAAACATTCTAAGTATGTGGCATTGAAGGTGAAAGATGCGATTGTGGACCAGTTTCGAGAAAAAACAGGAAGCCGACCTTCAGTAGATACTGATGAGCCGACTTTGCGGATGCATGTGTATATCAAGGAGCAGGAAGTGACTTTGTTGTTGGATGCTTCTGGGGATTCTCTACACAGAAGAGGCTACCGATTGGAGCAGAACGAAGCACCTCTCAACGAAGTTTTGGCAGCAGGTTTGGTGTTGCTGTCGGGTTGGAGAGGGGAAACGCCGTTTTTTGATCCAATGTGTGGTTCAGGAACGATACCGATTGAAGCACTGATGATTGCACGTCGAATTGCGCCTCAACTTCAAAGGGATTACTTTGGTTTTTTGACGTGGAAAGATTTTGATCAAGACTTGTGGGAGGGGGTTTTGAAGGAAGCTGAGGATAGAATCATTCCTTGCGACCAGCCTATTTTTGGGGCGGATATTTCGGAGAAAACCCTTGATATTGCGGTCAATAACATCGAAAGAGCAGGTTTAGAGGATGAGATTGAATTGTTGGTGGGAGATTTTTTTGAGCAATCAGCACCATTTGAAGAAGGTGGATGCATTATTATGAATCCTCCTTATGGTGAAAGATTGCAACCTGAGGATATTGAAGCTTTTTACAAAGAAATAGGCAATCAATTCAAGCATTCTTACACAGGTTGGGAAGCATGGGTTCTGAGCGGCAATATTCCTGCATTGAAGCGATTGGGTTTGAGAGCATCGAGGCGAATACCCTTGTTTAATGGGCCTTTAGAATGTCGCTTGTATCAGTTTCAAATGTACAAAGGAAGTAAGAAACGGGAAGAAGAGTGA
- a CDS encoding WbqC family protein codes for MRIAIMQPTYLPWMGYFDLIDRTDQFVFLDDVQFDHRSWQQRNRIKTSSGELMLTVPVLQKKKFEQEIRDVQTNSTAKWLKKHLISIERNYQKAPFFGVLFPLLKATYEKHSLSLLPLNTELIRCFSDFLGIKTNFLLSSTLNTEGQKAEKLFQICEKLGATEYLSPVGSFNYIEENNLFPANNIQLYYQHFEHPTYSQLYGDFLPYMSIVDLLFNEGAEKGLEILRSGQKLFYTHEEVRINTPKH; via the coding sequence ATGAGAATAGCAATTATGCAGCCCACTTACCTACCGTGGATGGGTTATTTTGATTTGATTGACCGAACCGACCAGTTTGTTTTTTTGGATGATGTACAGTTTGACCACAGAAGTTGGCAGCAGCGAAACCGCATCAAAACCTCGTCGGGCGAATTGATGTTGACCGTTCCCGTACTTCAAAAAAAGAAATTTGAACAAGAAATTCGAGATGTTCAAACCAATTCTACTGCAAAATGGCTCAAAAAACACCTCATTTCCATCGAAAGAAACTATCAAAAAGCTCCTTTTTTCGGTGTCTTGTTTCCGCTCCTAAAAGCTACATACGAAAAACATAGCCTTTCGCTCCTACCATTAAACACAGAGTTAATTCGTTGTTTTTCAGATTTTTTAGGTATAAAAACTAATTTCCTTTTGTCTTCCACCCTAAACACGGAAGGACAGAAAGCGGAAAAACTTTTTCAGATTTGTGAAAAGCTGGGAGCAACTGAATACCTTTCTCCTGTAGGTTCGTTCAACTACATTGAAGAAAACAATTTATTCCCTGCAAACAATATTCAGCTTTATTACCAACATTTTGAACATCCAACTTATTCTCAATTGTACGGTGATTTTTTGCCGTATATGTCCATTGTTGATTTGCTCTTCAATGAAGGGGCAGAAAAGGGTTTAGAAATTTTGAGGAGCGGACAGAAATTGTTTTATACACATGAGGAAGTGAGAATTAACACACCAAAACATTAA
- a CDS encoding ATP-binding protein, translating into MRVLNSVAIFTIFISPLYAYLHYCNHDHIIAIASNIFITITALFIVLFHYLYKHKLADVVAATGYTLGFVGSSIGASLGSQFEYFLILTGLASIFLFKKWTYKWLFFSFNFIAFVCLKIYYLHHFEYDSLSPLFGLLNGIVAFILVYTIVYYATNQNNELTNQLLQLNNTLENKVIKRTKEIDLKSKALERSNEELKRFSYVSAHDLREPLCNILGIVEVLNENIIKQQHEDLLAYVKLIKMSVSRMDVVTKDIVNYTGLEDKFEVCSYVDSQLLVEQIVSNTHWVANRVDVLVLGLPKLLINKRLCEILFQQLIDNAIQYCDKEKVEIEVGYFQKEGIGEFFVKDNGRGIAKEHQEKIFMMFKRIHTNINQSASGVGLAICERIVTGYGGKIWIESELGVSSTFYFTLPTANLTIEPSLLTHAENNI; encoded by the coding sequence ATGAGAGTTTTAAATAGTGTTGCTATTTTTACAATTTTTATATCGCCACTTTATGCCTATTTACATTATTGCAATCACGATCATATCATAGCCATTGCATCGAATATCTTTATTACAATTACCGCACTATTTATTGTATTATTTCATTATTTGTACAAACACAAGTTGGCAGATGTAGTAGCTGCTACTGGATATACTTTGGGTTTTGTTGGTAGTTCTATTGGTGCAAGTTTGGGTTCACAGTTCGAATATTTCTTGATTTTAACAGGGCTGGCAAGTATTTTTTTATTCAAAAAATGGACTTATAAATGGCTATTTTTTAGCTTCAATTTTATTGCTTTTGTTTGCTTGAAGATATACTACCTACATCATTTTGAATATGATAGCTTATCACCACTTTTTGGCTTGTTAAATGGAATAGTTGCATTTATATTGGTTTATACAATTGTGTATTATGCAACAAATCAAAACAATGAATTAACAAATCAGCTTTTACAGTTGAACAATACCTTGGAAAATAAGGTGATAAAACGAACAAAAGAAATAGACCTAAAATCCAAGGCATTGGAAAGATCCAATGAAGAATTAAAACGATTTTCTTATGTTTCCGCACATGATTTGCGGGAGCCACTTTGCAATATATTGGGAATAGTTGAGGTTCTCAATGAAAATATTATCAAGCAACAACATGAAGACTTATTGGCTTATGTAAAGTTGATTAAGATGAGTGTTAGTCGAATGGATGTTGTCACCAAAGATATTGTTAACTATACAGGACTGGAGGACAAATTTGAAGTATGTTCTTATGTCGACTCCCAATTACTCGTTGAACAGATTGTATCTAATACACATTGGGTAGCCAATAGGGTAGATGTATTGGTGCTGGGCTTACCCAAGTTGTTGATCAATAAAAGGCTTTGTGAAATATTGTTTCAACAGTTAATAGACAATGCAATTCAATATTGTGATAAAGAAAAGGTTGAAATTGAAGTAGGGTACTTTCAAAAAGAAGGAATAGGTGAATTTTTCGTTAAAGACAATGGTCGAGGAATAGCCAAAGAACACCAAGAAAAAATATTTATGATGTTCAAACGTATTCATACAAACATCAATCAAAGTGCCTCTGGAGTTGGTTTGGCTATTTGCGAGAGAATTGTGACAGGTTATGGAGGGAAGATTTGGATTGAAAGTGAGTTGGGTGTCAGCTCTACTTTTTATTTTACCTTACCCACTGCTAACCTAACCATCGAACCAAGTTTATTAACCCATGCAGAAAATAATATTTAG
- a CDS encoding prolipoprotein diacylglyceryl transferase, with product MLTIPFEPTINGYPINVHFILEYGAFFVAFQYYVFLRKRSEDVISSNNRLSIILGAVVGALLGSRIMGFLENPLIALSMENLIQLLNTKTIMGGLFGGLLGVEAAKWVIGEKERSGDLFTLPIVLGIFIGRIGCFLSGIKEFTYGKPTSFFMGMDLGDGIMRHPTSLYELFFLVALFFLLKWLKNHAKLEKGHLFQIFMLFYFGFRFLIEFLKPNVFFIFGLSSIQWLCIVCFVYYHKTLLKFLKNAYSKIYLL from the coding sequence ATGCTCACAATCCCCTTTGAACCCACCATCAACGGCTACCCAATCAATGTCCATTTCATTTTAGAATATGGGGCATTTTTCGTTGCCTTCCAATACTATGTCTTTTTGCGGAAGCGAAGTGAAGATGTCATTTCCTCCAACAATCGGCTGTCCATCATTTTGGGCGCAGTCGTTGGGGCATTGTTGGGTTCACGCATCATGGGTTTTCTCGAAAATCCACTGATTGCGCTTTCGATGGAAAATTTGATTCAATTGCTCAACACCAAAACCATCATGGGCGGCTTGTTTGGAGGTTTGCTTGGAGTCGAGGCTGCAAAGTGGGTGATTGGAGAAAAAGAACGCTCAGGAGATTTGTTCACCTTGCCAATTGTTCTCGGAATTTTCATCGGTCGAATCGGTTGTTTTTTGTCGGGTATCAAGGAGTTTACCTACGGAAAACCGACCTCGTTTTTTATGGGAATGGACTTAGGTGATGGAATCATGCGACATCCTACTTCACTATATGAGTTGTTCTTTTTAGTCGCATTGTTTTTCTTATTGAAGTGGCTAAAAAATCATGCAAAATTGGAGAAAGGGCATTTATTCCAAATTTTTATGCTATTTTACTTTGGATTTCGTTTTCTCATAGAGTTTCTCAAGCCCAATGTATTCTTTATCTTTGGATTGAGCAGCATACAATGGCTGTGCATTGTGTGCTTTGTTTATTACCACAAAACCCTCCTTAAATTCCTAAAAAATGCCTACTCGAAAATATACCTATTATGA
- a CDS encoding sulfotransferase codes for MQDILQEMNKTLAIAEQEQIQQFASPQLPVIFVVGVPRSGTTVLTQLLLSAFQIGYVNNIIAKFWEAPYMGCILAKSLKDKQQKLNIGIDSNYGFTNEYEGPHEFGYFWRRWFRYKDSHQIEGEQIAAEDIKILQQEVAAMESVFEVPMLFKNPAALSLNIDFLAKAFPTSIFIHIEREPLFNAQSLLMGREKYGNSREDWFSVKPKEYAWLKDKNVEEQIAGQMYYTHKRIEDCLKELSAKRKLTIPYEHFCEQPLQYLQEVESLLQLSGYSLQKREGDLPASLKNTNVLRLEKDVLKRLKDNLIALKT; via the coding sequence ATGCAAGATATCCTTCAAGAAATGAACAAAACGTTGGCGATTGCAGAACAAGAACAGATTCAGCAATTTGCCTCACCACAACTGCCAGTTATTTTTGTCGTTGGTGTACCCCGTTCTGGCACTACGGTTTTGACGCAGTTACTCTTATCAGCCTTTCAGATAGGCTATGTGAACAACATCATCGCCAAGTTTTGGGAAGCACCCTATATGGGTTGTATTTTGGCGAAATCATTGAAGGACAAGCAACAAAAACTAAATATTGGCATAGATTCCAACTATGGTTTTACCAATGAGTATGAAGGGCCACATGAGTTCGGTTATTTTTGGAGGCGGTGGTTTCGGTATAAAGACAGTCATCAAATTGAAGGAGAACAGATTGCAGCCGAAGATATAAAGATTTTGCAGCAAGAAGTAGCGGCAATGGAAAGTGTTTTTGAAGTGCCGATGTTGTTCAAAAACCCTGCTGCTTTGAGTTTGAATATTGATTTTTTAGCCAAAGCTTTTCCGACCTCTATTTTCATTCATATTGAGCGAGAACCGCTTTTCAATGCTCAATCTTTGTTGATGGGAAGGGAAAAATATGGAAACAGTAGAGAAGATTGGTTTTCGGTGAAACCCAAAGAGTATGCTTGGTTGAAGGACAAAAATGTGGAAGAACAAATTGCAGGGCAAATGTATTATACCCACAAACGCATTGAAGATTGTTTGAAGGAACTTTCTGCAAAGCGGAAATTGACCATCCCTTATGAGCATTTTTGTGAACAGCCTTTGCAGTATCTTCAAGAAGTGGAATCTTTGCTGCAATTGTCTGGCTATTCGCTTCAAAAAAGGGAAGGTGATTTGCCCGCTTCTTTGAAGAATACCAATGTATTGAGACTGGAGAAGGATGTTTTGAAGCGATTGAAAGACAACTTAATAGCATTAAAAACATAA